Proteins encoded within one genomic window of bacterium:
- a CDS encoding M20 family metallopeptidase codes for MSPRPADADTTSLKTRALAALDAVAAEARELALRIHAHPELGFEERQAAAWVGEALERHGYTVRRGVADIETAIVARAAGRGPGPTVGLIAEYDALAGLGHACGHNLMAAGMMAAAAALRTVLPDLPGTIAYYGTPAEEGGGGKVLMLERGAFEGLDVALQYHAGADESVATGCLAVQGIDIAFTGKPAHAAAGPWNGVNALDAVILTFNGIGALRQQLKPDSRIHGIITDGGQAVNIIPERAAAKFGVRAPDGEYVRYLAERVEACARAAAEATGARVETSRGVFFDSFRYVPALAAVVRDNAAALGFEMRERFVGASTDLGNLSQAVPTVSYTLPTCPPGVGMHTREALEAGKAEIGLAGMLNDAKVMVMSAIDLLASPAVLEQVRSDFRGNSGRVSRA; via the coding sequence ATGAGCCCCCGCCCCGCCGATGCCGACACCACGTCCTTGAAGACGCGGGCCCTCGCGGCGCTGGACGCGGTGGCCGCGGAAGCGCGCGAACTGGCGCTGCGCATCCATGCCCACCCGGAACTCGGCTTCGAGGAGCGCCAGGCGGCGGCATGGGTCGGCGAAGCGCTCGAGCGCCACGGCTACACCGTGCGGCGCGGGGTCGCCGACATCGAGACGGCGATCGTCGCGCGGGCGGCCGGCCGCGGGCCGGGCCCGACGGTCGGGTTGATCGCCGAATACGACGCCCTCGCCGGACTCGGCCACGCCTGCGGGCATAATTTGATGGCCGCGGGGATGATGGCCGCGGCTGCCGCGCTGCGCACCGTGCTGCCGGACCTGCCCGGGACGATCGCCTACTACGGCACGCCGGCGGAGGAAGGCGGCGGCGGCAAAGTGTTGATGCTCGAGCGCGGCGCGTTTGAGGGTCTGGACGTCGCCCTGCAGTATCACGCGGGGGCTGACGAGTCGGTCGCGACCGGCTGCCTCGCCGTTCAGGGTATCGACATCGCGTTTACCGGAAAACCTGCCCACGCGGCGGCCGGGCCGTGGAACGGCGTCAATGCCCTGGACGCGGTGATTCTGACGTTCAACGGCATCGGCGCGCTGCGTCAGCAACTGAAGCCGGACTCCCGTATCCACGGGATCATTACCGACGGCGGTCAGGCGGTCAACATCATTCCGGAGCGGGCCGCGGCGAAGTTCGGCGTACGCGCCCCAGACGGCGAGTACGTCCGCTACCTCGCGGAGCGCGTGGAGGCGTGTGCCCGGGCGGCCGCGGAAGCGACGGGCGCCCGTGTCGAGACCTCGCGCGGCGTCTTTTTCGATTCGTTTCGCTACGTCCCGGCCCTTGCCGCCGTCGTGCGCGACAACGCGGCGGCGCTCGGGTTCGAGATGCGGGAGCGTTTCGTCGGCGCCTCGACGGATCTCGGCAACCTGAGCCAGGCCGTGCCCACCGTCAGCTACACGCTTCCCACGTGTCCGCCCGGCGTCGGCATGCACACGCGGGAGGCGCTCGAGGCCGGGAAGGCCGAGATCGGCCTCGCCGGGATGCTGAACGACGCGAAGGTCATGGTCATGTCGGCGATCGACCTGCTTGCCTCCCCCGCCGTGCTCGAGCAGGTCCGGTCGGATTTTCGAGGGAACTCAGGCCGCGTTTCCCGCGCTTAA
- a CDS encoding tyrosine-type recombinase/integrase: MPARRRLRSPVPSTHPLLLEWWTDLEGNGRSVNTRVAYVRDVGDFAAYVEGNLEGARPDDLLRFTRRMTEAGLATATRARRITGLRQFYEWLRRRQGRQFSVALDLRPPRRTKRVHRWWTEEQVARFRDAFEGDQPRVLRDRAMAELGLMGLRVSEVIRLDIERVIALADPDRAAIVVWRKGGKEQVLPLTADARAALARWVAVRPTVATTALFFRMPFQRRRARLHYASVEKIFKQYAARARVPIPDGIAFHHLRHTAGQQMANIGLGIEEAQRLLGHQSPVTTQVYYEVTDARLREAARRLRYDRPAPPVPRERGDRRPAVASRHK, translated from the coding sequence ATGCCAGCACGCCGGCGGCTCAGGTCCCCGGTTCCGTCGACGCATCCCCTGCTCCTCGAGTGGTGGACCGATCTCGAGGGCAACGGGCGCTCCGTCAACACGCGCGTCGCCTACGTCAGGGACGTCGGAGACTTCGCCGCCTACGTGGAGGGCAATCTCGAGGGCGCGCGGCCCGACGATCTCCTCCGGTTTACCCGCCGCATGACCGAAGCCGGTCTCGCAACGGCGACCCGCGCCCGCCGGATCACGGGGCTGCGTCAGTTCTACGAATGGCTCCGCCGGCGCCAGGGGCGTCAGTTCTCCGTCGCCCTTGATCTGCGGCCGCCCCGGCGCACCAAACGCGTGCACCGGTGGTGGACGGAAGAGCAGGTCGCGCGGTTCCGCGACGCCTTCGAAGGCGACCAGCCGCGGGTGCTGCGCGATCGCGCGATGGCCGAACTGGGGCTCATGGGTCTAAGGGTCAGCGAGGTCATCCGGCTCGACATCGAGCGGGTCATCGCGCTCGCGGATCCCGACCGCGCCGCGATTGTGGTCTGGCGCAAGGGGGGCAAGGAGCAGGTGCTGCCGCTCACGGCCGACGCGCGGGCCGCGCTCGCGCGGTGGGTCGCGGTCCGGCCCACCGTGGCGACGACCGCCTTGTTCTTCCGGATGCCGTTTCAGCGCAGGCGCGCGCGGCTGCACTACGCGAGCGTGGAGAAGATCTTCAAGCAGTACGCCGCCCGGGCGCGCGTGCCGATCCCGGACGGGATCGCCTTCCACCATTTGCGTCACACGGCCGGGCAGCAAATGGCCAACATCGGGCTCGGCATCGAGGAGGCGCAGCGGCTGCTCGGTCACCAGAGCCCGGTGACGACGCAGGTCTACTATGAGGTAACGGACGCCCGGTTGCGCGAGGCGGCGCGGCGTCTGCGTTACGATCGTCCCGCGCCGCCGGTCCCGCGTGAGCGGGGCGATAGGCGGCCCGCGGTCGCCTCCCGCCATAAGTAA
- a CDS encoding aspartate aminotransferase family protein: MATTRELIAQDQRHLIHPLHHPSDHQNAVLIVEGRGAMLKDADGREYIDGLSSLWNVNIGHGRAELAEAAADQMRRLAFNSSYIGAANIPSIRLAERLVHLAYPSSSGVYFTTGGAESNESAFKTARFYWKVRGNPDKVKIISRVHGYHGVTMAAMSATGMAAFHKMFGPLVPNFVQIPAPYAYRWPTGGDVAAEAADALEQAIVREGPDTVAAFIAEPVQGAGGVIPPPPGYFQRVRAICNKYDVLFIADEVITGFGRTGRWFALGHWDVEPDIVSFAKGVTSAYLPLGGIILSERVHGTLLEAPADQKYMHAATYSGHPVCCAVGLANVGIMEREGLVERAAVIGRRLLAGLETLRDLAPVGDVRGLGLMCAVELVEDKKTKKPALGLGGRVVREARSRGLIARIRAGSADPAVGDTICVAPPLMTPEETIDRISAILRESVIAAAK, encoded by the coding sequence ATGGCCACCACGAGGGAACTGATCGCGCAGGACCAGCGTCACCTGATCCACCCGCTGCACCACCCCAGCGACCACCAGAACGCCGTGCTCATCGTCGAAGGCCGCGGTGCGATGCTTAAGGACGCGGACGGCCGCGAGTACATCGACGGGCTGTCGAGCCTCTGGAACGTCAACATCGGGCACGGCCGGGCCGAGCTCGCGGAGGCCGCGGCCGACCAGATGCGCCGGCTCGCCTTCAACTCGAGCTACATCGGCGCGGCGAACATCCCGTCCATCCGGCTGGCGGAGCGCCTCGTCCACCTCGCCTACCCGAGCTCGTCGGGCGTCTACTTCACGACCGGCGGGGCGGAGTCGAACGAATCCGCGTTCAAGACGGCCCGCTTCTACTGGAAGGTCCGGGGCAACCCCGATAAGGTCAAAATCATCTCGCGCGTGCACGGATATCACGGCGTGACGATGGCCGCCATGAGCGCGACCGGGATGGCCGCGTTCCACAAAATGTTCGGGCCCCTCGTGCCCAACTTCGTCCAGATCCCGGCGCCGTACGCGTATCGCTGGCCGACCGGCGGCGACGTCGCGGCCGAGGCCGCGGATGCGCTCGAACAGGCGATCGTCCGCGAAGGCCCGGACACCGTGGCGGCGTTCATCGCGGAACCCGTGCAGGGCGCCGGCGGCGTCATTCCCCCGCCCCCCGGCTACTTCCAGCGGGTCCGCGCGATCTGCAACAAATACGACGTGCTGTTCATCGCCGACGAGGTGATCACCGGCTTCGGGCGCACCGGACGCTGGTTCGCGCTGGGGCATTGGGACGTCGAGCCGGACATCGTTTCGTTTGCGAAGGGCGTCACGAGCGCGTACCTCCCGCTCGGCGGCATCATCCTCTCGGAGCGGGTGCACGGCACGCTCCTTGAAGCGCCGGCCGACCAGAAGTACATGCACGCGGCCACCTACTCCGGCCATCCGGTGTGCTGCGCCGTGGGGCTCGCGAACGTCGGCATCATGGAGCGCGAGGGCTTGGTCGAGCGCGCCGCCGTGATCGGACGCCGGCTGCTGGCCGGATTGGAGACGCTGCGCGACCTGGCGCCGGTCGGAGACGTGCGGGGGCTCGGGCTCATGTGCGCCGTCGAATTGGTGGAGGACAAGAAGACCAAGAAGCCGGCCCTCGGGCTCGGCGGCCGCGTCGTGCGGGAAGCCCGGTCGCGCGGCCTCATCGCGAGAATCCGGGCCGGGTCGGCCGATCCCGCGGTCGGCGACACGATCTGCGTCGCCCCGCCGCTCATGACGCCCGAAGAGACGATCGACCGGATCTCGGCGATCCTCAGAGAATCGGTGATCGCCGCGGCGAAGTAG